The sequence tacacACGTTTTCTTTCTGGAATGACATGGCTAAGCAGTTCCCTTTGagcatatatattttaacacaagtttacaaaaataaaagtatatgATTTTCAACAAATGGGAATAGGTCTACAGCACAGTATTATGAAtattattttgctctttctttcctAATGAGGTTTATCCTTCAGCCAGACATTTTTAAGTCTGAAATACTACTGCTATAGAGTGCAGATTGCAAATTGCACGCTACTCAATGTGAAAAGGAGCGCGTTTGATTGATcgcctctgtgtgtgtatgcGCCCATACACACAACTCTCTGTAGCTGCGTGTGTATGTATTTGGCAAAACCGGGCATCTCTGGCATCCTTATCTTAAGAAATGTGAGACAAACATCCATTCCTTTAATCATGTTCATCTTTGATCACCAGTGAGGGTGACACAGTCCacaaaattaacaaagaaaTTCCCTTGCTTTTGAGACATAGCTGCATATACATCTGGGtctgcacacacatgcacatggACGCACAAACAGGCAGGCATAGATCCCAATAAGTAAATTATGGCATAACTTTTCATGTAATTGACACCAGAcacctttaatttttcattttcattcttttgacCAGCCTTCACATTAACAATCTAAGCCATAAATGTTGGTGGCTATTGATCGCAATCCCCTGTGTGCGTGCAAATCCATTTTCAAGTCCCCTGCCTTTAATGTGCGTGTGCGTGTGCAAGGGGCCTCTGACGGCTGTTTATCAGGATCTCCCCCAGCCTGCTTCAAGACGACCCCGGATACACAACGTGTGCCGATGGCCAAGGGAAagcacgcacacacacacacacacacacacacacacacacacacacacaaaaaagagcCAAACCAAATGATGGAGAAGTAAAGAAACAAAGCTCTCTTGTGTGAGATGCGGAGAAAGATATGCAACCGAAAGTGTGTGTAAGTATACGGTGGGGATGTGTATGTTGGGCGCCTGACATTTCCCAAGACTTCTCGTGGGTTTCTCCCTGCCGACATCTGGCGCTGCCTCGACCCCGGTGCTCATGGCCGCACCTTTCGGGAACCCGAGGTTTGACGAAAAGCCGTCACTAGTTTTAAACATTTGGTAGCACcggaatttaaaaaaaattaaaaaataaaaaaaaaatttaaaagggacattttttaaacagttgCCGAATCCCACTGCCAGGCTATCACCGGCAGCGTGTGGGTGCGGGTCTGGATGCCCGTGGCTCCCTCCGTGCGAATGCACGCGTGGATTTACACGGGAATCTGACCCAGCTGAACTACCTGACAAATAAAGGACTTTTCAGCCCATCGAGCTTTTGGGTAACGTCTTCTGAGCAGCTTTCTCGGAGTTTACTGTTCCTTTACTGTTGACTCCATAGCCTTAACCTTAAAGCAGGGGGAGGAGAGCAGTagggagggggggggggtgttCGCAGCATATAAGtacatcaggaggaatttttaaACGACCTTATTGTCTCTAGCTCTAGAAAGACCACGATGATTTCTCTTTAGCGCCAGCAGCTGTTTTCTTTcgaaactttgctttttttgcctcTCACACGAGCGAGCAGGAGAAAGGCAAGGCTGGGAGATCCAGATGcgaggagagggaaggagaactCCGCGGATGGTCTGAGCTGTGCCGAGGCATTGTTCACTGCTGCCTCTCGGTTACGTTTAAAGGCTGAAATATCACGAGATCCACTCAATGATCCTTTTCTAATTCGAGGGACAAAATGTAATTTGCTGTAGCTCTGCTTTCTCGGATGGGAATACTATCCCTAGGTTTCAGAGGGAAGAACTAGGCATCGCGGTTCGCACACACATGGATTAAGTTGAACAGCGGCGATTACATCTGCGCTGAGAGCAACAGTAGTCCAGGGCTGACTTTTCAAATCTCAGCCCTCCGAGTTGGAGGCTCCCTTGAATAGACTTCCTCCATTCCCGGATGCACTTCTCCAAATTCCCACTTCTCTCTCGAATTCCTGGGAAATTGGGGGCTTGCCTGCATTTCGCCTTGTCATGCAAAACGGCGTTTTCACAGAGTGATTATGCGCTTTCTTTTAGCTGTACCTGACGGGGTAACACGAACTCCACGCACCATATTGCCAACACGCGGAGTGGATATTGACGTTTGCgattgaagattttttttttcctccgtCGATTTTTTTGCCAAGTCACAGCAGTATGAGATGTCTCATTAATCTCGCGGATGTGTCTAATTCTGGATGTGCAGTGATACATAAAAGTGCTGGTGTTTGTATCCAGCGGAACACTGGATGCACGGCAGAgattggtgattttttttttcgcAGCGCCTAACGTGCAAACCGCAAGCATCACTTTAACGTGACAAGGGAGAGGCATGCAGCTATCGCAACATTTGCGAGATCCTCGTTCTTGACACTCGAATAATTTAACGTTCCTAAGAAGAGGTTAAAccttcatgctgcttcttcaaATTGATTTTAAGGGGCTGCTATAAATGGAGCATCAAAAATCTTCGGCAGGGCTACTCCGAGCGGAATATGCAAACTGCGAGCTAGAAGCATCCTAGCCCGATGTAATATCGTACATTGTGTGTTCCAGCACTTTTTTTGTCATTACGTAAAGGCTCCTGGAAACACCTTGGATATTTTAcattctcctttctctgctggaaGCAATCAGCACGCAGGAATCCTGACGTGGGCTCTGGGACTATAGGACATTCCAGCTCGTGATCCAGCACGGTTAATCGTGAAAAGTGTATACATTTCTGGCTTATCTATGCTTTGTTATGGGTCTGACGTGAGCTCACGTCCTCCTCCCCCCTCCTGCAATATTACTGGCAGAATTTCAGTTAAAAGTGTTATAGTATCACGGTGCGGGAACCCGTGGTATTCAGACAGCAAAAATAACCTTAGTACCCGGCTATAAAAAGCTAATtaagcagaagaggaaaatcaaGAGAAACTCGAAAATGTAAGTACTCCCTCTCGTTAACAACCGAACATTTAACTTTGGAGCCTCAGAAGGGGAAATACCAAGCTGTTCTGCACGTTTTCGCTAAGCTTCATTTTCCACACAATGCAGAATAAAACGCTAGTTTAAAGCGGCTACGTTACCGAAGGATTTTCCATCGCTACGATCAGACTTATGCCCTTTAAATTCACGGCATGCACAAAAGAGCAACGTTTGTCCAAAACAGGCTGAAAATATACGGAACGATAGGGGGAAAAAGCATACAAATCCTTCCTCCGAAGCTAGCGACGAGGAAGTCTGAGAGGGCTGAGTGTGTTTGAGCTCGGATTGTTTAATAGAAAGATTTATATACTAACTGTATTATTTACTTTGGGAGGGGAGGTGGCAGTATAAGGGTATGCTAATTagtgggagattttttgggggaaggggTGGAATATCAATTTTTATTGCATCACCTGTCAGGAGTGTCCAATCAGCGTTGGCTTTAGGGGAATTAATTGATGAAGGTGTCTCCGGACGAGCTCACTTCACTCTGTCATTTTATTTGTAGCTAAAGCAGCGGCGGGAATagcagctgcatttcttttctcttcctcccttcaCATTCCATTATCATAGTTTCCAATGGAAAAGCAGGGAATGAAAGGGAACAGGTACTGATCTTCAGCAACAACTTAGAGAAACACTTTGGCAAACCTGATTTTTAAGATTATATATTGATTGTAGtctcacagtattttttaatttattttttttaattttgtctaaAGTTTGGCACTTCATTCACCAGGAATAACAGcctttgttatattttattaGCAGGATGCCTTGAGACAAATACAGCATCTGGCTGAggattgtgtgtgtgtggctttttcttttttttttctttttttcttttttttttttcatctctctccctctctgcaaATGCTGGGAATAATTTAATTCACGAAATGGGAGACCTGAAGTCGGGTTTTGAAGAGGTGGATGGCGTGAGGCTCGGCTACCTCATCattaaaggaaagcaaatgttTGCACTCTCCCAGGTTTTTACAGACCTGCTCAAAAACATCCCGCGAACTACCGTGCACAAGCGAATGGatcatttaaaagtaaaaaaacatcACTGCGACTTGGAGGAGTTGAGGAAACTCAAAGCCATCAACTCCATCGCTTTCCACGCTGCCAAATGCACCCTGATCTCCAGAGAGGACGTGGAAGCCCTATACACATCCTGCAAAACCGAACGGGTTCTTAAAACGAAACGGAGGAAACTAAGCCGGGCGCTGTCTGCCACCGATCTCCGGCCGGAGCTCGCTCCCCCCGACCCCTTCTCGGGCTTCTGGAAGGAGAACAAACTTTGGCTGGGTCTGAGCGACTCTCCTCGGCCGCTGCTGCCCGTCCGGAGGAAAGCTCTGCGCCCGGGGGACACAGCCTTGCTACCGGCCGCTCATCTACCTCACATTTTTAGTAAATACACTGGCCACAGCTACCCAGAAATCGCTCGGGCGCCTTGCAAATCCCCCGTAAACTATGAAACGGCGCCGGCGGTGGGCGGCTGCGCGCCCCTGCGCTCCCGTCGCCCGCTCGCCGCCGCGGCACGGCCCCGGCTCCCGACCGCCGGTCCCCCGCCCCTGCCcgcccgctgccgccgccgccgccacggggcggccgccgccgccgtcaCGCTGGGCCCCCTGGCGGCGCCCGCCggcccctggccctgccccggCCCTGCCGGCCCCGTGGCGCGCCGCggctgccgctgccgctgccccgGGGCTTCGGGCCGCCCGCCTTCCCCGAGAGCGGCAGCAGCGACTCGGAATCCAGCTGCTGCTCGGGCCGCGCCGCCCACGACTCGGACTGCggctccagcctctccagctccagcgAGGGCAGCtcggaggaggaggacgaggaggaggaggaggacgaggagggCAGCGGCGCCTCGGACTCTAGCGAGGGCAGctcggaggaggaggaggaggaggaagaggaggaggaagaggaggaggaggaggacagcaCCTCGGACTCCGACTCCAGCTCGGTCTCCAGCCAGGTTTCGGTGCAGAGCATCCGCTTCAGGCGCACCAGCTTTTGCAGCCCGCCCGGCGTGGTCCACGCCAACTTCTTGTACCATctggcggccgccgccgcctcccggcccccggccccggcggagCCCGGCGGGCTGCCCGCCCTCCGCGGCGCTCCCGGCGGAGTCAAGCCGGAGCTGCCGGAGGAGTGGGGCTGCCCCGGCTGggctcccgccgccccggcgCTGCGCTGCTCCGGCGGCCTGGGGAGCTGCTTCGCGGAGATAAGAGATGATAGGGTATCCGAACTCACATTCCCACACTCTGAATTTTCCAATAATGCCAAGAGTACTGACCTAACAATTAACTGTGTTGCAAAGGGGGCCTCTTCACCTAGCCCAAAGACAAACAATGCATTTCCACAACAAAGAATACTCAGAGAGGCAAGGAAATGCCTTCAAGCAACTACTACACACCGTGCAGATAACAATACAATAGCTGCTAGGTTCTTAAATAATGATTCTTCATCAGCGGCAGCAAATTCAGAGAAAGATTCCAAAATCCCTCATTGTATTGAATTTGCCACGGATTTGCCCTCTTTACAAACTGATCCTGCGGAGGATGCTGCTTctccaggggcagcagcagcagctgagctccagtGCACTGATACAGGCAATAAGGCATTGCCATTCCTGCACagcattaaaatcaaaatagaGGACAGCAGTGCGAACGAGGAGTATGAGCCTGATCTTACAACACATAAGCTAAAGTGTGAGTGCAATGATACTAAGGATGAGTTTTACGGTGTGACTGAGAGTAATAACCAGGACGCTTTATTAACAGCCAAGGAAGATTCTGCATGCACTGAGAAAGAAACCACTTCCTTAAACCCACTGACTCAGAGTCAGGTCCTCTCATGCACTTTAGGTACTCCAAAACCTGAGGATGGGGAGTATAAATTTGGAGCAAGGGTGAGAAAAAATTACAGGACACTGGTTTTGGGAAAGCGACCTGTACTGCAGACTCCTCCAGTCAAACCAAATTTGAAATCAGCTCGAAGCCCACGTCCTACAGGTAAAATTGAGACACATGAAGGAACACTGGATGATTTTACAGTTAACAATAGACGCAAAAGGGTAGCCAGCAATGTAGCATCAGCAGTGAAAAGGCCATTTAATTTCATGGCAAATTTTCCCTGTCCACCATCACTAATTATTGGCAATGATGGGGATTTGTTGCCAGCTTATTCCTTAAACACCACTAAGGATTCCCAACCACCTCACAAGGCCCATCCTGTATGGAAATGGCAGCTGGGCGGTTCTGCAATACCTCTTCCACCTAGCCACAAATTCAggaaatttaattaataaagtagtttggaaaatattttcttgaacCACCTTTAActttcttacctttttttttttaactctgcagCATGGTTTGTACAAACCCATTAATGCTATACACTATTGGAATCCTGTTTTATCACATTGTGAAGACAGAATCTGGATTACTATTTTATTTACCATTACAAcagtgggggttttttcccttattttgggatcttggtggtttttttttgttgttgttgttgttgttttgggcctgtttgtttgtttgttctgttgcattgtttttgggttgtttttggttttggttttggtgtttttttttttttaattatgttacATTCCACAGAGTACTTCAGGCTAAAGACTCAAGTTAAACTCAGTTATTATGGTAGAGCTGGAACACTTTACTGTTTAAATGCTAATAATGCACCAGTACCTCAATTCAACTGCTGCAAATAAATGTCAAAAGGTTGAATAATAAATATTAGAATGAGCCATTAAATTTATGCACTAGATTTTGAAAATGGAAGTCTAACTGTTAATTCAGTTAAACTTTGTTAAGTTACATGGTTGCACAGTAAGGGTTCACTATAATTCAATGTGGCAGCAGTATACTTTTCGGGAGCTTTGTTTTCGGGTGCAGGGGTGTCTTTTTTGAAGGGCAGTTGCACTTACTCCTTCTCCGGTTTGGAAAAGACTGGGGTCCGCCTGCGACCCCAGCGCTGGGAAAAGCTGCCTCATTTGAAACCAGTAAATAAATGTGGAATTCTATTTTTGGTAAAAGGGTGTCTTTTTACTTGTACAGCCACTCTTTGCAATTGGGAAGCCTTTTTGTTTCACCCAGAGGTCTTAAATAAGGTTACTGTTATCCACTAATGTCATACTTAAGTTGTGGTCTGAACATGCCCCTTGCAAACTTGCAAAGCAACTAAAATATTTGCCCGGCCAGCAGTACAATTTATGGTCCAGCCCCTCATGCTGGCTGGAGGAAATAGCAAAGCAGTAAATACAACACAGAAAGTGAAATGAGAGGCCGTAAGTGGAAAGATTACACAAAATGAGAAGACCATGTTGTTCATAGCTTTTTGGCAACAAAACTCAGGCGATTCAACCATGTTACACTTCCCGGTTCTATCCTCATCTCTTGAAATTTGCTGtcgtgggtttttttttgccatgcCATCCTCTCTATGtagcagaaacatttttactgCACGTGACAATCAGAGGCAATTATCTATATTTGCACTTAATATCAAAATAGTCAAACAGGCAGACTTCTAGAGTCTAGCCCTCGGTAAGACATGCTGGTATAATATATTGTGATGATGGAAGCAGTAAATCAAAATTATGGAAATTTGCACTGTTGAAAAGCATGCTTTagctttattttcaattaaaaacactgtttaaaaaatcctgattcCAAACACTTTGAATTATTGCAGAGTTATCCATGGTTTCCTCTCCATTTGTAAGTTCACTGTTTTTATTTGGAGGAAATACGCTTCAAGAGGTTAACTGTTTCACTCCCTCCCCCCCCAACCTCTgcaaaagaaagggaaggaggaaaaaaaaaagacaggctGGAGGCCGAGGTGGAGGCAGAGGACGGGGGAAGGTATCTCTTGTGGGGGGAGGACGGATACAGCAACTCTGAAAACAGCCTGAAAAGTTTGCAGCTTGAGAAAGGCAATAATAATTGAGTTGCTGAATCAGCAGAGTTTAGGATGAATAATTGCTGGTTTCTTTCTTTGGATTAGCATTTTATTTATACTAGATCATtcacaaattaaattttaaggATTCCACTCATCGATCAATCCCGGGAGAATAATTTATCGCaaatcaaaaaaggaaaacaaagcaacaatGTAATGTTTACTGTGTGACTCAAAGTCAACATTTCTGCTGGCAATCCACTGCCTGGGTTTCAGTTTTTTAATTCCTGCCTTTTGTGATGCCCTGTCCCAACCCCTCGTGTCTCCAAATATTCCAAGCAGTCACTAACTGATTTCAGCTCTGTTTACTATATCCACACCGGAGTTTTCCCCTCATTGTAAAAGGCCCAGTCTAAGAATACCTGCAGCcaaatatatttagaaagaGTAAACAATTGCCTTTCAGTAGAGTTACCCTTCCCCCCTGCatgcacacgcacacacacacacacacacatcacttTAAGCTGCCAATTGCAAAAGGTGCATTGCATACTTAACCGCTCTGCTGAAATTACGATGGTCATGAAAAATCTGCTTACTGGAGTTGTTCTGAGATGAATGTTTACATTCGTGTGTTTAGAGCTGCACAGATTACAGCCTTATTCCCAGAGAACTGTAAGTACGTACAAAATGTACTTCTCAGGAAAGCCCCCCCACTCTGTTAGAAACTGTGTCTGCCTGACAAAGGTCTTCccttgaccaaaaaaaaaaaaaaaaaaaaaaaaaaaaaaaaagagccaaaagACGCAAAAGTGCAATATGCAAACTTGAAACGTAAAATTTCGCCTTGTCAGTTAAACAACATATCACTTTCAAAGTAACTCTGTTCCCTGACCCTGTTTACTTCCAATTAGAGATATGCTGATTTGGCCAGGAATTGTAAATTACAGAGGTGCCTTTTCAGGTTCTGAAATAATCCggggtgtggggctgggggttgGAGGGGGAGGTATAAGCATAAATTTATACCAAATAGGCTCTGCAGAGTTGAGGACGTGAAATATGGCGCCCAGCCTTGCCAGCGGCCCGGGAGCTCCAGGCACCCCCGGGCATCCCCGGCAGGCTGCTCCGCTGGGCTCCGCTCcatccaggcagcagcaaacGGCAAGGAGTTAAACAGCC comes from Camarhynchus parvulus chromosome 2, STF_HiC, whole genome shotgun sequence and encodes:
- the SKIDA1 gene encoding LOW QUALITY PROTEIN: SKI/DACH domain-containing protein 1 (The sequence of the model RefSeq protein was modified relative to this genomic sequence to represent the inferred CDS: inserted 1 base in 1 codon), producing the protein MGDLKSGFEEVDGVRLGYLIIKGKQMFALSQVFTDLLKNIPRTTVHKRMDHLKVKKHHCDLEELRKLKAINSIAFHAAKCTLISREDVEALYTSCKTERVLKTKRRKLSRALSATDLRPELAPPDPFSGFWKENKLWLGLSDSPRPLLPVRRKALRPGDTALLPAAHLPHIFSKYTGHSYPEIARAPCKSPVNYETAPAVGGCAPLRSRRPLAAAARPRLPTAGPPPLPAXLPPPPPRGGRRRRHAGPPGGARRPLALPRPCRPRGAPRLPLPLPRGFGPPAFPESGSSDSESSCCSGRAAHDSDCGSSLSSSSEGSSEEEDEEEEEDEEGSGASDSSEGSSEEEEEEEEEEEEEEEEDSTSDSDSSSVSSQVSVQSIRFRRTSFCSPPGVVHANFLYHLAAAAASRPPAPAEPGGLPALRGAPGGVKPELPEEWGCPGWAPAAPALRCSGGLGSCFAEIRDDRVSELTFPHSEFSNNAKSTDLTINCVAKGASSPSPKTNNAFPQQRILREARKCLQATTTHRADNNTIAARFLNNDSSSAAANSEKDSKIPHCIEFATDLPSLQTDPAEDAASPGAAAAAELQCTDTGNKALPFLHSIKIKIEDSSANEEYEPDLTTHKLKCECNDTKDEFYGVTESNNQDALLTAKEDSACTEKETTSLNPLTQSQVLSCTLGTPKPEDGEYKFGARVRKNYRTLVLGKRPVLQTPPVKPNLKSARSPRPTGKIETHEGTLDDFTVNNRRKRVASNVASAVKRPFNFMANFPCPPSLIIGNDGDLLPAYSLNTTKDSQPPHKAHPVWKWQLGGSAIPLPPSHKFRKFN